A genomic segment from Gemmatimonadaceae bacterium encodes:
- the pstB gene encoding phosphate ABC transporter ATP-binding protein PstB, giving the protein METERVDAGHVDTGREVTSAKAEPCLSASALNAWFGESHVVRNVSIAFPDREVTAIIGPSGCGKSTLLRCLNRMHETISLAKVSGSVTLDGNSIYGDSSSAIAVRRHIGMVFQRPTPFPTMSIRDNVAAGLRIMGRNAPPRAEADGIVEDALQRAGLWTEVKDRLRDSAVALSGGQQQRLCIARALATRPRVLLLDEPTASLDPLSTQTVEELVYELRKAITVVIVTHNMQQAARVSDRTAFMLAGELVEISPTTQLFTNPSDSRTEAYVTGRFG; this is encoded by the coding sequence GTGGAGACCGAGCGCGTGGATGCCGGGCACGTGGACACCGGGCGCGAGGTGACGTCTGCCAAGGCGGAGCCCTGCCTGTCCGCGAGTGCCCTCAACGCCTGGTTCGGCGAGAGTCACGTCGTACGCAACGTATCCATTGCATTTCCGGATCGCGAGGTGACAGCGATCATTGGTCCCTCGGGCTGCGGCAAATCTACGCTGCTCCGGTGTCTCAACAGGATGCACGAGACAATCTCCCTCGCCAAGGTGAGCGGATCGGTGACGCTCGACGGAAACAGCATTTATGGTGACTCGTCGAGCGCGATAGCGGTGCGGCGTCACATCGGCATGGTTTTTCAGCGGCCGACGCCATTTCCGACAATGTCGATTCGCGACAACGTCGCCGCGGGTCTGCGGATCATGGGACGCAATGCTCCGCCCCGGGCGGAGGCCGACGGGATTGTCGAAGATGCGCTGCAACGCGCCGGTCTCTGGACGGAAGTCAAAGACCGGCTGCGCGACAGTGCCGTGGCGCTTTCAGGTGGACAGCAGCAGCGCCTGTGTATTGCCCGGGCTCTGGCGACCCGGCCGCGGGTATTGCTTCTCGACGAGCCAACGGCGTCACTCGACCCGCTGAGCACGCAGACCGTAGAAGAACTGGTGTACGAGCTGAGAAAGGCAATTACAGTGGTAATCGTAACCCACAACATGCAGCAGGCGGCGCGGGTTTCAGACCGCACTGCGTTTATGCTCGCCGGCGAGCTGGTGGAGATATCGCCGACGACCCAGTTATTCACGAATCCCTCCGATTCGCGTACGGAAGCGTACGTGACGGGCCGCTTCGGATGA
- the pstB gene encoding phosphate ABC transporter ATP-binding protein PstB has translation MTLSSIVVPAGAKPPAETRTAVSAKNFSFWYGEKQALHSIALDIAGESITALIGPSGCGKSTFLRSINRMNEIIPGVRREGEITLDGEDIYAPGVDVVDLRSRVGMVFQRSNPFPKSIYDNVAYGPRINGRTPRRELDALVERSLRRAALWEEVKDRLTESALGLSGGQQQRLCIARALANSPKVLLLDEPASALDPLATQKIEELLFELKSELTVVIVTHNLQQAARLSTYTAFFYLGKLIETGATDTIFTSPSEERTDAYITGRFG, from the coding sequence ATGACCTTGTCGTCCATCGTCGTACCGGCTGGAGCAAAGCCGCCGGCTGAAACCCGCACAGCGGTCAGCGCAAAGAATTTTTCGTTCTGGTATGGCGAAAAACAGGCGCTTCATTCGATTGCGCTCGACATCGCGGGCGAGTCCATTACTGCGCTGATAGGCCCCTCAGGGTGCGGCAAATCGACATTTTTGCGGTCCATCAACCGCATGAACGAGATCATTCCCGGCGTGCGCCGCGAGGGCGAAATCACCCTAGACGGGGAAGATATCTACGCCCCGGGCGTCGACGTCGTCGATCTTCGGTCGAGAGTCGGGATGGTTTTTCAGCGCTCGAACCCGTTTCCAAAGTCGATCTACGACAACGTCGCGTACGGGCCGCGGATCAATGGCAGAACGCCGCGGCGCGAGCTGGATGCCCTGGTGGAGCGATCACTTCGCCGCGCTGCGCTGTGGGAGGAGGTCAAGGATCGTCTGACCGAGAGCGCCCTGGGATTGTCCGGGGGCCAGCAACAACGGCTTTGCATTGCAAGAGCCCTAGCGAACAGCCCGAAAGTCCTTTTGCTCGACGAGCCGGCAAGTGCGCTGGATCCGCTTGCCACGCAGAAGATCGAAGAGCTTCTGTTTGAGCTCAAGTCCGAGCTCACGGTCGTGATCGTCACCCACAATCTTCAGCAGGCTGCACGCCTGTCGACATATACTGCATTCTTCTACCTTGGGAAGTTGATCGAAACAGGAGCGACTGACACGATCTTCACGAGCCCCAGCGAAGAACGCACGGACGCGTACATTACCGGGAGATTTGGATGA
- the phoU gene encoding phosphate signaling complex protein PhoU, with the protein MTSVEPTTGFRHFHDELAQLKQRLLDMSEQAEHLVERSITALIDRDRNVAEEVIAGDRVLNLLEVEVERRAVALLALQQPMARDLRFIIGTIKVSGELERVGDHAVNIAECALRLIDQNTLLATDPEIEDMARRARAMLSDSLDAFTRADGALGREVCKADDYVDALNNSVLRILLTHMMEDARTITPSLELLLVSRNLERVADLATNIGEDAVYLAEGKQIKHHFED; encoded by the coding sequence ATGACATCTGTCGAGCCGACGACGGGCTTTCGCCATTTTCACGACGAGCTCGCTCAGTTGAAGCAGCGACTGCTGGACATGTCCGAGCAGGCAGAGCATCTCGTTGAACGTTCGATTACTGCACTCATCGACCGCGACAGAAATGTGGCAGAAGAGGTCATTGCCGGCGACCGCGTTTTGAACCTCCTCGAGGTAGAGGTCGAGCGGAGGGCGGTAGCATTGCTTGCGCTTCAGCAACCAATGGCCCGCGATCTCCGCTTCATCATTGGTACTATCAAGGTTTCGGGCGAGCTCGAGAGAGTCGGGGACCACGCCGTCAATATCGCCGAGTGCGCGTTGCGCCTGATCGACCAGAATACGCTGCTCGCAACCGATCCCGAGATCGAGGACATGGCTCGCCGGGCGCGGGCGATGCTGAGCGATTCACTCGACGCATTCACGCGCGCCGACGGAGCGCTTGGCCGCGAAGTGTGCAAGGCAGATGACTATGTTGACGCACTCAACAATTCAGTCCTGCGAATTCTTTTGACGCACATGATGGAAGACGCGCGGACAATTACTCCCTCTCTCGAGCTTCTGCTCGTCAGCAGAAACCTGGAGCGGGTCGCAGATCTCGCAACGAACATTGGCGAAGATGCCGTTTACCTCGCCGAAGGCAAGCAGATCAAGCATCACTTCGAAGATTAG